The Kaistella daneshvariae genomic sequence GTAAATCCCAATTTCAATTATTTTTCTGTTCTTGCAATTTTTTCCGGCCTCATGGCGGCTTTTTTTCTAATTAAATTATCTTTCGGTGTGTTTAAAATTGAAAGCCTGAAAAAGAAATTTAAAAAAGAAAATTTCGAAGGCATTAGCTTTTACCACACCAATTTGCCGGAAGCGCCTTTTTCCTTTTTCAAAAATCTTTTCTGGAAAGATTCCATTTTGCTGCAGTCAGATTTAGGCAAGCAGATTTTGAAACACGAAATGGTGCATATCGAGCAGAAACATTCCTGGGACAAAATATTTTTAGAAATCGCCACTTCCCTCTTTTGGTTCAACCCGTTTTTCTACCTTATTAAAAAAGAAATTTCATTAATACACGAATATCTGGCTGACAACAAAGCCTTAAAAAACTCGGACACGAAAGCATTTGCGCAGATGCTTTTGGCAAGTCACTTTTCCGGAAAACAGTTTCCTGCTGCGAGTCCGTTCTTAAGTTCTAACCTCAAAAAAAGATTAAAAATGCTTAAACAATCGAAAACAAAATACAGCTATGCGCGCAGAATCGCCGCTTTGCCCTTATTATTTTTGCTTGCCTTCTTCTATTTGGTCAATGCAAAAAATAAAGAAATAAAAACTTCGAACCTTGAAGTTGAAAAGCTCATTTATGCTTTAAAATCTGACACGATTACTCCTAATAATAAGGAGCAAAAAATTGAAATGGAAAAATCGCTGGAAAATGTTCAGCAAAAAATTGCTGAAAAGCAACGGGAAATTCAGCCGCTGCAGGAACGTTTAAATGAAAAAAATGATGAAGCCCGAAAAATAGAAGAAAGTTTACATCAAAAAAGTAAAGAACTTCAGCAATTAGCCGACAAAAAAGATTTTGACAATCCGAAATTTAAAGCACTTGAATTGCAACTTGATGACCTTAGCTCCAGAATTGAGAAAATTTACGGCACTGAAGAATTTAAAAACATTGAAAAAACGCTGGAAAACAAGTTTGGTGAAATGGATCAGCTTACCGCGAAAATAGACGCTTATTACAATTCTGATGATTTTAAAAACAAATTAAAAGACGCAGAAATTCACGCGAAAAAAGCGGAGGAATATGTGAATTCGCCAAAGTTTAAAAAACAGATGAAAGAAGCGCAAAAAAATGCCGAAAAAGCGGCTAAAAAATTCAACTCTGCGGAATTTAAAAAGCAAATTGCCAACGCCGAGATGAAAGCAAAAGAAGCGGAGAAAATGGTGAATTCTCCGGAGTTTAAAGCGAAAATTGCTGACGCAGAAAAAAGAGCTAAAGAAGCGGCAAAAAATGCGCAGCTGAACGGCAATGCAAATTTTAGATACAACACCAACGCAAATTCATCAACAGATAATCCGGCGCTGCACGAGGAAGTTGATATTTACATCGATGGAAAAGCTTCAACTCGGGAAGAGATGGAGAAAATTGATCCGACAAAAATCGAATCGGTGAACGTTTTCAAAAAAGGTGTGAACGGAAAAAAGAAAGGTGAAATCTATGTGAAGCTGAAAAAATAAACACTTTACAAAACTGAAAAATATCAGCTAAAAAGCGGTAATTTTTCCTTTTATTTAGGTTGATTTTTGACTAACTTTAATTCATTAAATAATTAAAATTTAAAGTCATGGAAAATCACAGTCTTAGCCAGGAATTTCCTGAAGCGCAAGAAAAAATTGCCGAATTTAAATTAAAAGACGACAATTTCCGCAAAATGTACGTGAATTATGAAGAGGTAAACGCCCTGATTCAGCACTACGAAGAAGGCGAGCAAAACCACACGACAGACGAACATTTAACGGAGTTGCGAAAAAGAAGAGTTCACCTGAAAGACAACCTTTACCAATATTTAAGGACTAATTAATTCCGTTTTTTTTTACCGACTATATATTTTAAAGAGACCTGCACGGTCTCTTTTTTTTCGGTACTAAAACGACAAATTT encodes the following:
- a CDS encoding M56 family metallopeptidase, which gives rise to MEILMYSGKVILTSGMLFFYYQLFLKDKTFHHYNRFYLLAAVVISLLLPLLKVSYFTLEVNTDIYLLLNKLSAAESSKAVNPNFNYFSVLAIFSGLMAAFFLIKLSFGVFKIESLKKKFKKENFEGISFYHTNLPEAPFSFFKNLFWKDSILLQSDLGKQILKHEMVHIEQKHSWDKIFLEIATSLFWFNPFFYLIKKEISLIHEYLADNKALKNSDTKAFAQMLLASHFSGKQFPAASPFLSSNLKKRLKMLKQSKTKYSYARRIAALPLLFLLAFFYLVNAKNKEIKTSNLEVEKLIYALKSDTITPNNKEQKIEMEKSLENVQQKIAEKQREIQPLQERLNEKNDEARKIEESLHQKSKELQQLADKKDFDNPKFKALELQLDDLSSRIEKIYGTEEFKNIEKTLENKFGEMDQLTAKIDAYYNSDDFKNKLKDAEIHAKKAEEYVNSPKFKKQMKEAQKNAEKAAKKFNSAEFKKQIANAEMKAKEAEKMVNSPEFKAKIADAEKRAKEAAKNAQLNGNANFRYNTNANSSTDNPALHEEVDIYIDGKASTREEMEKIDPTKIESVNVFKKGVNGKKKGEIYVKLKK
- a CDS encoding YdcH family protein, which translates into the protein MENHSLSQEFPEAQEKIAEFKLKDDNFRKMYVNYEEVNALIQHYEEGEQNHTTDEHLTELRKRRVHLKDNLYQYLRTN